The Microbacterium sp. zg-Y1090 sequence CCTCGCCCAGCCGTGGGAGAACGCGCGGCCGCTGCTCAACGGCGCCGACCCGGGCGCCTGGCAGGCGGTGGAGTACGCGCTGCGATCGCCGCGGGTGGCGCACGAGCCCGAAGCGGCCGCGTACGCCGCGGCATCCCTCACGCCCGGTCGTCCGCTGGGCGAGGCCGTCACCGATCTGATGCAGCGCATCCACGCCGACTTCGCCTACGACAGCACCGCCACCACCGTCACCAGCACGGTCGCCGACGTGCTCGCCACCCGCGCCGGGGTCTGCCAGGACTTCGCGCACCTGGCGCTCGCGTGCCTGCGCGCCCACGGCGTCGCCGCCCGCTATGTCAGCGGGTACCTCGCCACCCAGCCGCCGCCCGGAAAGCAGCGTGTGTTCGGCGCCGATGCCTCGCACGCCTGGCTGGCCGTCTGGATGCCGGGCACCGACCAGTGGCTGGCGATCGACCCCACCAACGACCAGTGGGCGAACGACCGGTACGTCACCGTGGCGTGGGGCCGCGACTACGGCGACGTGTCGCCGGTGAAGGGCATCATCTTCACCGAGGCGAAGAACTCCACCCTGCGGGTGCAGGTCGACGTCGCCCCGGTCGCCGACGCACCGGTCCCCGTCGTCCCGACCGCAGGCTGAAACGACGAGAGCGGATGCCGGGTGGCATCCGCTCTCGTGTCGATCTCGTGGTGCGGTGGTTACTCCGCGCCGGCGATCATGTCGGGCGTCGCCGAGATCTCGCCGGCGGTGCCCACTCCGATGGCCACCTTCTCGCCGCGCGGGGCGCTCTCGAAGGTGAATCCGTTGGCGTCGGAACCGACCTTCACGTGGTCGCCCGCGTTCAGCTGACCGTGCAGGATGCGCTCGCTGAGCTGGTCCTCGATCTCGCGCTGCATGGCGCGGCGCAGCGGCCGGGCACCGAGGGTCGGGTCGAAGCCGATCTCGATGAGCCGGTCGGTCGCCTCGGGCGACAGCTCCACCGTCATGTCACGGTCGAGCAGGCGCTCGGCCAGCCGCTTGGTGAACAGGCCGACGATCTGGCGAAGCTCGTCCTTGTTCAGCTGCGGGAACACGATGATGTCGTCGAGGCGGTTGAGGAACTCGGGCTTGAAGTGACGCTTCAGCTCCTCGTCGACCTTGCCCTTCATGCGGTCGTACGAGGTCTGGGCGTTGCCCTCGACCTGGAAGCCGACCGGGCCGCCTGCGATCGCCGACGAACCGAGGTTCGTCGTCATGATGATCACGGTGTTCTTGAAGTCGATGACACGACCCTGACCGTCGGTCAGGCGTCCCTCCTCCAGGATCTGCAGCAGCGAGTTGAAGATGTCGGGGTGCGCCTTCTCGATCTCGTCGAAGAGCACGACCGAGAACGGCTTGCGCCGCACCTTCTCGGTCAGCTGGCCGCCCTCTTCGAACCCGACGAAGCCGGGAGGGGCTCCGAACAGGCGCGAGACGGTGTGCTTCTCGCCGAACTCGCTCATGTCGAGCGAGATCAGGGCGCCCTCGTCGTCGAAGAGGAACTCCGCCAGCGCCTTGGCCAGCTCGGTCTTTCCGACGCCCGTGGGGCCGGCGAAGATGAACGAGCCGGAGGGACGCTTGGGGTCCTTCAGGCCGGCGCGCTGACGACGGATCGTGCGCGACAGCGCCGCGATCGCCTCGTCCTGACCGATGACGCGCTGGTGCAGCGCCTTCTCCATGAAGACGAGCCGGCTGGACTCCTCCTCGGTCAGCTTGAACACCGGGATGCCGGTGGCCTGCGCGAGCACCTCGGCGATCAGGCCCTCGTCGACCACCGCGTGGCTGGCGACGTCACCCGAGCGCCACTGCTTCTCCAGGCGCAGACGCTCGGCGAGCAGGGACTTCTCCTCGTCGCGCAGAGCTGCGGCCTTCTCGAAGTCCTGGTCCTCGCTGGCGCGCTCCTTGTCCTCGCGGACCTTGGCGATCTTGTCGTCGAACTCGCGCAGCTCCGGCGGGCTCGACAGGATCGACAGACGCAGGCGGGCGCCGGCCTCGTCGATCAGGTCGATGGCCTTGTCGGGGAGGAACCGGTCGCTGACGTAACGGTCGGCGAGGTTGGCCGCCGCGACGATCGCGCCGTCGGTGATCTGCACCTTGTGGTGCGCCTCGTAGCGGTCGCGCAGCCCCTTCAGGATGTTGATCGCGTGGGGCAGGCTCGGCTCAGCGACCTGGATCGGCTGGAAGCGGCGCTCCAGCGCGGCATCCTTCTCGAAGTGCTTGCGGTACTCGTCGAGCGTGGTCGCGCCGATGGTCTGCAGCTCACCGCGGGCGAGCAGGGGCTTCAGAATGGATGCCGCATCGATCGCGCCCTCGGCTGCACCGGCACCGACGAGGGTGTGGATCTCGTCGATGAACACGATGATGTCGCCGCGGGTGCGGATCTCCTTGGTGACCTTCTTCAGGCGCTCCTCGAAGTCACCGCGGTAGCGGGACCCGGCGATGAGCGACCCGAGGTCCAGCGAGTAGACCTGCTTGTCCTTCAGGGTCTCGGGCACCTCGTTCTTGACGATCGCCTGTGCGAGGCCCTCGACGACGGCGGTCTTGCCGACGCCGGGCTCACCGATGAGAACGGGGTTGTTCTTCGACCGGCGGGAGAGGATCTGCATGACCCGCTCGATCTCCTTCTCGCGCCCGATGACAGGGTCGAGCTTGTTGTCGCGGGCGGCCTGGGTGAGGTTGCGCCCGAACTGGTCGAGCACCGCCGA is a genomic window containing:
- a CDS encoding transglutaminase family protein, which gives rise to MRYRVWHRTTYTYSDEVEDSVGLFHLVPRALPGQRVHGHQVTVSPQPGDVDRDVDYFGNGATYFHVIEPHSTLVIEAASDIEVDPPRYDSDALAQPWENARPLLNGADPGAWQAVEYALRSPRVAHEPEAAAYAAASLTPGRPLGEAVTDLMQRIHADFAYDSTATTVTSTVADVLATRAGVCQDFAHLALACLRAHGVAARYVSGYLATQPPPGKQRVFGADASHAWLAVWMPGTDQWLAIDPTNDQWANDRYVTVAWGRDYGDVSPVKGIIFTEAKNSTLRVQVDVAPVADAPVPVVPTAG
- a CDS encoding ATP-dependent Clp protease ATP-binding subunit — translated: MFERFTDRARRVVVLAQEEAKMLNHNYIGTEHILLGLIHEGEGVAAKALESLGISLDAVREQVQDIIGQGQQQPTGHIPFTPRAKKVLELSLREALQLGHNYIGTEHILLGLIREGEGVAAQVLVKLGADLNKVRQQVIQLLSGYQGKEPAGVAAGPGEQNAPAQGGSAVLDQFGRNLTQAARDNKLDPVIGREKEIERVMQILSRRSKNNPVLIGEPGVGKTAVVEGLAQAIVKNEVPETLKDKQVYSLDLGSLIAGSRYRGDFEERLKKVTKEIRTRGDIIVFIDEIHTLVGAGAAEGAIDAASILKPLLARGELQTIGATTLDEYRKHFEKDAALERRFQPIQVAEPSLPHAINILKGLRDRYEAHHKVQITDGAIVAAANLADRYVSDRFLPDKAIDLIDEAGARLRLSILSSPPELREFDDKIAKVREDKERASEDQDFEKAAALRDEEKSLLAERLRLEKQWRSGDVASHAVVDEGLIAEVLAQATGIPVFKLTEEESSRLVFMEKALHQRVIGQDEAIAALSRTIRRQRAGLKDPKRPSGSFIFAGPTGVGKTELAKALAEFLFDDEGALISLDMSEFGEKHTVSRLFGAPPGFVGFEEGGQLTEKVRRKPFSVVLFDEIEKAHPDIFNSLLQILEEGRLTDGQGRVIDFKNTVIIMTTNLGSSAIAGGPVGFQVEGNAQTSYDRMKGKVDEELKRHFKPEFLNRLDDIIVFPQLNKDELRQIVGLFTKRLAERLLDRDMTVELSPEATDRLIEIGFDPTLGARPLRRAMQREIEDQLSERILHGQLNAGDHVKVGSDANGFTFESAPRGEKVAIGVGTAGEISATPDMIAGAE